From Phalacrocorax carbo chromosome 8, bPhaCar2.1, whole genome shotgun sequence, a single genomic window includes:
- the LOC104048651 gene encoding pancreatic secretory trypsin inhibitor: protein MKATGIFLLLSLTFCCYQGNAETDGAAGKGTEAACGNYDLKRGCTKIFDPVCGTDNLLYDNECLLCFQNLQRNINVRIKNRGMCQKPSPRSDSAQN from the exons ATGAAGGCAACTggcatttttctgctgctctccctgaCATTCTGCTGCTACCAAG GAAACGCTGAGACGGATGGAGCTGCTGGCAAAGGAACAGAG GCTGCTTGTGGCAACTATGACCTAAAAAGAGGTTGTACAAAGATCTTTGACCCTGTCTGCGGCACAGACAACCTCCTATATGACAATGAGTGTCTGTTGTGCTTTCAGAACCT GCAAAGAAACATTAATGTGCGCATAAAGAACAGGGGAATGTGCCAAAAACCCTCTCCACGCTCCGACTCCGCTCAAAACTAA